TCCACAACTTCATCATAGGGTATCACACAGGGAATTCGGGCTAAAGCGAGGTTGGCACTGCTTAGTGCGGCAGCTACACCAGAGGCATTGCGATAGACACATGGGATTTCGACAAGCCCAGCAACCGGGTCGCAGACTAACCCCAGTTGGCATTGCAGGGCGATGGAGGCCGCATTGACTACTAATTCCGGCTCGGACCCAACCATAGCGACTATGGCGGCAGCGGCCATGGCCGAAGCTACCCCGCATTCAGCCTGGCAACCAGCTACTGCACCGTTTAGAGCACAAACGTTGCTAGAGACGATGCCAATACCAGCTGCGGCGAAAACTCCCTCTAGGATGTCGTCTTCACTAAGTTGTCGTTCCTCAGCCAAGCCAAGCACTGCAGCCGGTAATATACCACATGATCCGGCCGTAGGGCAGGCTACAATCCGCCCCATGGTGGCATTCACCTCGGCGACAGCGGTGGCGTAGATTACCATTTTCTCAAAGAGGGGACCACCTAGCAATACACTAGACTGCTTCCCCGAAAGGAGCTTCGCGGCGAAATCTCCCACAATCAGTCCGTGG
This window of the Limnochordia bacterium genome carries:
- the sdaAA gene encoding L-serine ammonia-lyase, iron-sulfur-dependent, subunit alpha; translation: MDKITFTTARELIQLAEGNKLSIGTVVAQYEACRTETELQTVYDQMREQLKVMKESVQEGLSEHRGHGLIVGDFAAKLLSGKQSSVLLGGPLFEKMVIYATAVAEVNATMGRIVACPTAGSCGILPAAVLGLAEERQLSEDDILEGVFAAAGIGIVSSNVCALNGAVAGCQAECGVASAMAAAAIVAMVGSEPELVVNAASIALQCQLGLVCDPVAGLVEIPCVYRNASGVAAALSSANLALARIPCVIPYDEVVDTMAKIGRQMPRELKETSLGGLATTPTGKAITKELALDCPAVT